A portion of the Ascaphus truei isolate aAscTru1 chromosome 14, aAscTru1.hap1, whole genome shotgun sequence genome contains these proteins:
- the LOC142465967 gene encoding LOW QUALITY PROTEIN: cysteinyl leukotriene receptor 2-like (The sequence of the model RefSeq protein was modified relative to this genomic sequence to represent the inferred CDS: deleted 2 bases in 1 codon): protein MEETHDNQQFPGNDSIQCEADDEYKYHAYTAVYIFVFVLGLLFNGAALYFFCRVNIRKGITTICLMNLTIADLIFIMFLPMRISYYQNGAVWNFGDVLCRLTAYSFFFSMYSSIFFLACLSALRYVFTVHPVMISIRTVVKLCAFVWVFTGVSTLPFLLSGTQVRENVTRCFEPSGLLSWRRIMYMNYYALIFGFLAPFLTILICNGLLIRHIIQTSMTKGIIRKHATLIFLVLLVFSVSLLPYHIQRTVHLHYLVHHPNICSLHDVLQRTVVATLCLAILNSCLDPLLYVFLGHGFKSWLLLICRYKYYTSNLKSSSTNPFGIDTVLREEELEMD, encoded by the exons ATGGAAGAAACGCATGACAATCAACAGTTCCCAGGCAATGACAGTATTCAATGTGAAGCAGATGACGAGTACAAGTATCACGCATATACTGCAGTATAtatctttgtttttgttcttgGGCTACTCTTCAATGGGGCAGCCTTATATTTCTTCTGCAGGGTCAACATAAGGAAAGGGATAACTACAATATGCCTGATGAACCTTACAATTGCTGATCTTATATTCATAATGTTTCTGCCAATGAGAATATCCTATTACCAGAATGGGGCAGTATGGAACTTTGGAGATGTTCTTTGCCGTCTTACTGCATACTCTTTTTTTTTCAGCATGTACTCCAGCATCTTCTTTCTGGCCTGTTTGAGTGCATTGCGTTACGTATTCACTGTTCATCCTGTAATGATTAGTATTAGGACGGTTGTTAAACTGTGTGCTTTTGTTTGGGTTTTTACAGGGGTCAGCACATTACCTTTTCTTCTATCAGGTACCCAGGTTCGAGAAAACGTGACCAGGTGCTTTGAACCCTCGGGGTTGTTATCTTGGAGAAGGATCATGTACATGAATTATTACGCCTTGATTTTTGGATTCTTGGCTCCATTTTTGACAATCTTAATATGTAATGGGCTACTTATCAGACATATAATACAAACATCTATGACGAAAGGAATTATTAGGAAACATGCTACCCTGATTTTTCTGGTTCTTTTGGTTTTCTCTGTCTCTTTATTGCCTTACCACATTCAGAGAACAGTACATCTGCATTATTTAGTCCATCATCCAAACATTTGCAGCTTGCATGATGTTCTACAGAGGACAGTTGTGGCAACCCTGTGCCTAGCTATACTAAATAGCTGTCTTGATcctttattgtatgtatttttgggCCATGGCTTCAAATCATGGCTGCTATTAATATGTAGGTACAAGTAC TATACATCAAACTTAAAATCTTCATCAACAAACCCTTTTGGGATAGATACAGTATTGAGAGAGGAGGAATTAGAAATGGATTAA